One Verrucomicrobiia bacterium genomic region harbors:
- a CDS encoding S8 family serine peptidase: MTGFLAFFLALGSISSFAAPRPKFLPAAQLAQSGRDSIKAWVFFRDKGSFGFEAVAQRAALRIARKGNSAISTEAERPVSADYVRRLEDLGARVWQTSRWLNAVSVWISPQKLQAIERLPFVAGLRPVAKFKRKPLPEPLESAVELPPQQVTETAYADSYGPAITQLDSLNIPLVHTLGRRGDSVLVAMLDDGYRKNHSTFSTLYANGQVLAEYDFIQKDFDTAPDAGELAIGQGFHGTSTWSVVGGTAPGSFLGGAYKAHFILAKTEYIPAENQWEEDNWVAALEWADSIGADVVSSSLAYLDFDDSCMCDYSFADLDGMSTIVSTAASMAADMGILVCNAAGNNGPPDSSIWAPADAFDVLACGSVDSFGVLSSFSSQGPIADSRIKPELVAQGSRTYLADPANLAGYRRSNGTSFSTPLIASATAVLMSVHPDWAPRQIREALMLTANNAASPNMQKGWGVPDVYKAALFRPDSTVTLEIVNEGTIANVPIGVSSHPVKVVVHNPRGFPVNSPQLFFKEISASGFSSVALTPAAGDTLSASIPIASSDLEIVYYASANGGVVKDPVFAPIWLRHLILRPWFKDHADSGSYDWRASGTNQSWGPSGRQANSGYFSFADSPRGNYRNSVDERWEMNRGIRLDTTTNYFLRYLERYALVPGDSIMVQISTDGGVNWSTLAGTVKTTGTLSTWTERIVTLGAYYQSPDFRVRFRLKSDLSGTADGWFVDDVSLLLRGDLNGDGVLTPADIVLELLFLFSGSLPPMPLAAADLNGDLAYLPSDAVCLLSTVFSSTPCSTP; encoded by the coding sequence TTGACCGGATTTCTTGCCTTTTTTCTGGCCCTTGGGAGTATATCCTCTTTTGCCGCGCCGCGTCCCAAGTTTCTACCGGCCGCTCAATTGGCTCAATCCGGCCGCGACAGCATAAAAGCGTGGGTTTTTTTCCGGGATAAAGGCTCCTTCGGTTTTGAGGCCGTTGCCCAGCGGGCCGCTTTGCGCATCGCCCGCAAGGGAAATTCGGCCATTTCCACGGAAGCGGAAAGGCCGGTTTCCGCCGACTATGTCCGACGGCTCGAAGATCTTGGGGCCCGGGTCTGGCAGACCAGCCGCTGGCTGAACGCCGTTTCGGTTTGGATTTCACCCCAAAAACTACAAGCCATTGAACGGTTGCCTTTTGTGGCCGGTTTGCGGCCGGTAGCCAAGTTTAAGCGAAAGCCGCTTCCGGAGCCGCTGGAATCTGCGGTCGAACTTCCCCCCCAACAAGTAACGGAAACCGCCTACGCCGATTCCTACGGCCCGGCAATTACACAGTTGGACTCCCTCAACATCCCGCTCGTGCACACTCTGGGTCGCCGGGGAGATAGTGTTTTAGTGGCAATGCTGGATGACGGCTATAGGAAAAATCATTCCACCTTCAGTACTCTTTACGCGAATGGTCAAGTTTTGGCTGAATATGACTTTATTCAAAAGGATTTCGATACGGCTCCGGATGCCGGAGAACTCGCGATTGGTCAGGGGTTTCACGGAACGTCCACTTGGTCGGTCGTGGGGGGAACGGCCCCCGGTAGCTTTCTGGGAGGGGCTTACAAGGCCCATTTCATATTGGCAAAAACGGAGTATATACCTGCCGAAAACCAGTGGGAGGAAGATAACTGGGTGGCGGCCTTGGAATGGGCCGACAGCATCGGCGCTGATGTGGTTTCCAGTTCTTTGGCTTACCTCGACTTTGACGATAGTTGTATGTGTGATTATTCCTTTGCTGACTTGGATGGAATGTCTACCATCGTTTCGACCGCCGCTTCCATGGCCGCCGACATGGGAATTTTGGTCTGCAACGCCGCCGGCAACAACGGCCCTCCCGACAGTTCGATTTGGGCCCCGGCGGATGCCTTCGACGTTCTGGCCTGCGGTTCGGTGGACAGTTTTGGCGTATTAAGTTCCTTTTCTTCCCAAGGACCGATTGCCGACAGTCGGATTAAACCGGAACTGGTAGCACAGGGGTCACGGACGTACTTGGCGGACCCAGCAAATCTGGCGGGCTACAGGCGCTCCAACGGGACCTCCTTTTCCACCCCTTTAATTGCATCCGCCACCGCCGTTTTGATGTCCGTGCACCCGGACTGGGCGCCGCGGCAGATTCGGGAGGCGTTGATGCTTACTGCCAACAATGCCGCTTCCCCCAACATGCAGAAAGGATGGGGGGTGCCGGACGTCTACAAAGCGGCCCTCTTCCGTCCGGACAGCACGGTCACGCTGGAAATCGTTAATGAGGGAACCATTGCCAATGTTCCCATCGGAGTCTCATCCCATCCCGTGAAGGTGGTGGTGCACAATCCCCGCGGTTTCCCGGTAAATTCGCCGCAATTGTTCTTTAAGGAAATTTCCGCGTCGGGTTTTTCTTCCGTGGCTTTGACGCCGGCCGCCGGCGACACCCTTTCGGCTTCCATACCTATTGCTTCCTCCGATTTGGAAATCGTTTATTATGCATCCGCCAACGGCGGCGTGGTGAAAGACCCGGTGTTTGCCCCCATCTGGCTCCGTCATTTGATTCTTCGTCCCTGGTTCAAAGATCATGCGGATTCGGGGAGTTATGACTGGCGGGCCTCGGGCACGAATCAAAGCTGGGGGCCTTCCGGGCGCCAGGCCAATTCCGGTTATTTTTCTTTTGCCGACTCCCCGCGGGGAAATTACCGCAACAGCGTGGACGAGCGCTGGGAAATGAACCGGGGGATACGTTTGGATACCACCACCAACTACTTTCTGCGCTATTTAGAGCGGTATGCCTTGGTGCCGGGGGATTCCATCATGGTGCAAATCTCCACGGATGGCGGGGTCAACTGGTCCACGCTGGCCGGAACGGTAAAAACCACCGGCACGCTTTCAACCTGGACGGAACGAATCGTCACCTTGGGAGCGTACTACCAATCCCCCGATTTCCGGGTGCGTTTCCGGTTGAAAAGCGACCTTTCCGGCACTGCGGACGGCTGGTTCGTAGACGACGTTTCCCTGTTGCTCCGGGGGGACTTGAACGGGGACGGGGTTTTGACCCCGGCGGACATCGTGCTTGAACTTCTCTTCCTGTTTTCCGGTTCGCTCCCGCCGATGCCCCTGGCGGCCGCCGATTTGAACGGTGATTTGGCCTACCTGCCGTCCGATGCGGTTTGTCTTTTGAGCACGGTGTTCAGCTCTACTCCCTGTTCGACTCCCTGA
- a CDS encoding DUF177 domain-containing protein: MKIELFPGRKEISEQDWKFEFGELDLKNFLVGFYESGRLRLTAQASGRDYQMSGELFAPAVLECSRCLEPFRLPLLLPLGWFVRRVEALTPEDELPDGEFEILPETQELDFTGRVRETIIFNLPAKPLCRSDCRGLCPVCGQNLNNRECDCRREAADPRWDGLRRLMQ, from the coding sequence ATGAAAATCGAGCTTTTTCCCGGACGCAAGGAAATATCCGAGCAGGATTGGAAGTTCGAATTCGGCGAACTGGATTTGAAAAATTTTTTAGTCGGGTTCTACGAGTCGGGCCGTCTGCGCCTCACCGCGCAGGCATCCGGCAGGGATTACCAGATGTCCGGCGAACTGTTTGCCCCGGCGGTGCTGGAGTGCAGCCGCTGCCTGGAGCCCTTCCGGCTGCCCCTGCTTTTGCCTTTGGGCTGGTTTGTGCGCCGGGTGGAGGCGTTAACCCCCGAGGATGAGCTGCCGGACGGGGAGTTTGAAATCCTGCCGGAAACCCAGGAGTTGGATTTTACCGGCCGCGTTCGGGAAACCATCATTTTCAACCTCCCGGCCAAGCCCCTCTGCCGTTCCGACTGCCGGGGGCTTTGTCCGGTATGCGGGCAGAATTTGAACAACCGGGAATGCGACTGCCGGCGCGAGGCGGCCGATCCCCGTTGGGACGGTTTGCGCCGGCTTATGCAGTAA
- the rpmF gene encoding 50S ribosomal protein L32: protein MPLPKRRHSKTRGKKRRTHWKLSAPALVECRQCHQKHRAHHVCPHCGYYAGKPVTEPEEV from the coding sequence GTGCCGTTACCGAAACGAAGACATTCCAAAACCCGCGGCAAAAAACGCCGCACCCACTGGAAACTTTCCGCGCCGGCCTTGGTGGAATGCCGCCAGTGCCATCAAAAGCACCGGGCCCACCACGTCTGCCCCCACTGCGGGTACTACGCCGGAAAGCCGGTTACCGAGCCCGAGGAAGTTTAA
- the plsX gene encoding phosphate acyltransferase PlsX: MNETKAPIRVAVDAMGSDFGPRPVVAGALELLAEDAGKEYRLLLVGDPKKIEAELARHRAHNGELEIVAASEKVEMGEPPSEAVKKKDSSIAVAARLVKEGRADAWLSGGNTGAVMASALLTLGRLEGVSRPAIAIVFPTVKAPAMLLDVGANAECKPLHLEQFALMGSIYYSYVFNHTEPKVGLLSIGEEPTKGNELVLASHRLLAESGLNFQGNVEGRDVMEGGCQVIVTDGFTGNVILKFAEGLYGFLGKKFRHQISTNIFSRFAVFLLAPFLRRLKKSLDYAEYGGAPLLGVNGVTIICHGGSSARAIKNGIKAAAGMFRARVNEHIQEKLAGWKETD; encoded by the coding sequence TTGAACGAAACGAAAGCTCCGATCCGGGTGGCCGTCGATGCCATGGGATCGGATTTCGGCCCCCGGCCCGTGGTGGCCGGCGCCTTGGAGCTTTTGGCCGAAGATGCCGGGAAGGAGTACCGGCTTCTTTTGGTCGGGGACCCAAAAAAAATCGAGGCCGAACTGGCCCGGCACCGGGCGCACAACGGGGAGCTGGAAATTGTCGCCGCTTCCGAGAAAGTGGAAATGGGGGAACCCCCCAGCGAGGCGGTCAAGAAGAAGGATTCCTCGATTGCCGTCGCCGCCCGTCTGGTCAAAGAAGGCCGGGCGGATGCCTGGCTTTCGGGCGGCAACACGGGCGCGGTCATGGCTTCCGCCCTTTTAACACTCGGGCGGCTGGAGGGGGTTTCCCGTCCGGCCATTGCCATTGTTTTTCCCACCGTAAAAGCGCCGGCCATGCTTCTGGATGTCGGGGCGAACGCCGAATGCAAACCCCTCCACCTCGAGCAGTTCGCCTTGATGGGGTCCATTTATTACAGCTACGTTTTCAACCATACCGAACCCAAAGTGGGGCTTCTGTCCATCGGGGAGGAGCCGACCAAGGGGAACGAGCTGGTCTTGGCCAGCCACCGGCTTCTGGCCGAAAGCGGGCTGAACTTTCAAGGCAACGTGGAGGGGCGGGACGTGATGGAAGGGGGCTGCCAGGTGATCGTCACGGACGGGTTTACCGGCAACGTGATTTTGAAGTTTGCCGAGGGGCTCTACGGATTTTTGGGCAAAAAATTCCGCCACCAAATCTCCACCAACATCTTTTCCCGCTTTGCCGTTTTTCTCTTGGCCCCGTTTCTGCGCCGCTTGAAGAAAAGCCTGGACTACGCCGAGTACGGCGGCGCCCCGCTTCTGGGGGTGAATGGCGTCACGATTATCTGCCACGGCGGCTCGTCGGCGCGGGCCATCAAAAACGGCATCAAGGCGGCCGCCGGAATGTTCCGGGCGCGGGTCAACGAGCATATTCAGGAGAAGCTGGCTGGATGGAAGGAAACCGATTGA
- a CDS encoding beta-ketoacyl-ACP synthase III: MEGNRLKKAVLVGVGAATPERVLTNYDFEKMVETSDEWIVTRTGIRERHVVENGTVGTDLALEASRKALQEAGLSPEEVDLILLGTVTPDYLVPSSACILQQKLGAAKAAAMDVVAGCTGFIYGLATANAFVQSGMYKNVLVIGVEVLSKLTNYKDRNTCVLFGDAAGAVVVQAAPPDERRGILSTFLAADGGLADLLYVPIGGTVEPLTPENYEKRGHYIKMAGNEVFKSAVREMGEAAAIALEKAGCSSDELSLLIPHQANIRIIEATAKRVGLPMEKVYVNIDRYGNTSSASVPLALWEARQNGRVKKGDLVLMVAFGAGFTWGSVLVRL, from the coding sequence ATGGAAGGAAACCGATTGAAGAAGGCCGTTCTTGTCGGCGTGGGGGCCGCCACGCCGGAGCGGGTTTTGACCAACTACGATTTCGAAAAGATGGTCGAGACCTCGGATGAGTGGATTGTCACCCGCACCGGCATCCGGGAGCGGCACGTGGTGGAAAACGGGACGGTTGGAACGGATTTGGCCCTGGAGGCCTCCCGGAAGGCCTTGCAGGAAGCGGGGCTTTCCCCCGAAGAAGTGGATTTGATTCTTTTGGGGACGGTTACGCCGGACTACCTCGTTCCCTCCTCCGCCTGCATTTTGCAGCAAAAGCTGGGGGCCGCGAAAGCGGCGGCGATGGACGTGGTGGCGGGCTGCACCGGATTTATTTACGGCCTGGCCACCGCCAACGCCTTCGTTCAATCCGGCATGTACAAAAACGTTCTGGTCATCGGCGTGGAGGTGCTTTCCAAACTCACCAACTATAAAGACCGGAACACCTGTGTTTTGTTTGGCGATGCCGCGGGAGCAGTAGTCGTACAGGCGGCCCCCCCGGACGAACGGCGCGGCATCTTATCCACCTTCCTGGCCGCTGACGGCGGTCTGGCCGATTTGTTGTACGTCCCAATCGGGGGGACGGTGGAGCCCTTGACGCCGGAAAACTATGAGAAGCGGGGGCACTACATCAAAATGGCGGGCAACGAGGTCTTCAAGTCGGCCGTGCGGGAAATGGGGGAGGCAGCCGCCATCGCTTTGGAAAAAGCGGGCTGTTCTTCCGACGAACTCTCATTATTAATCCCCCACCAGGCCAACATCCGCATCATCGAGGCGACCGCCAAGCGGGTGGGGCTGCCGATGGAAAAAGTGTACGTAAACATTGACCGCTACGGAAACACCTCGTCCGCCTCCGTCCCGCTGGCGCTCTGGGAGGCGCGCCAAAACGGCAGGGTTAAGAAGGGGGACTTGGTGCTCATGGTCGCCTTCGGCGCCGGGTTCACCTGGGGCTCCGTTTTGGTGCGGTTATGA
- the fabD gene encoding ACP S-malonyltransferase yields MKRALLFPGQGSQKVGMGKELYHTFSEAREVFDRADGVLKYSLSGICFDGPEEKLVQTAYTQPAVFVTSIAAWRILQKQNEKFDFTAGHSLGEYTALAAAGVLKFEEALLAVAARARFMQEACDQNPGTMAALIGVTPAEAEEICREASSAGVVVPANFNSPGQVAVSGERAAVEKAVETAKAGGKKGMLLPVGGAFHSPLMEPAKKKLAEFLDSITFSPAQIPVVANVTAREETRPEEFRRLLKEQITSPVRWEETLIRLASLGVEEFVEAGPGKVLAGLVKRTLKGAQTRNFETPADFAARPAAV; encoded by the coding sequence ATGAAGCGCGCCCTGCTCTTTCCCGGACAAGGGTCGCAAAAAGTGGGGATGGGAAAAGAGCTGTACCACACGTTCTCCGAGGCACGCGAGGTTTTCGACCGGGCGGACGGGGTGTTGAAGTATTCGCTGTCGGGCATCTGCTTTGACGGGCCGGAGGAGAAACTGGTACAGACGGCGTACACCCAGCCGGCGGTTTTCGTCACCTCCATCGCGGCTTGGAGGATTTTGCAAAAGCAGAACGAAAAGTTTGACTTCACGGCCGGGCACTCGCTCGGCGAATACACGGCCCTGGCGGCCGCCGGGGTTTTGAAATTTGAAGAGGCGCTTTTGGCCGTGGCCGCCCGGGCGCGATTCATGCAGGAGGCCTGCGACCAAAACCCGGGGACAATGGCGGCCCTGATAGGCGTTACGCCCGCGGAGGCGGAAGAAATTTGCCGAGAAGCCTCTTCGGCAGGCGTGGTCGTGCCGGCCAATTTCAATTCCCCCGGGCAGGTGGCCGTTTCGGGAGAGCGCGCGGCTGTGGAAAAGGCGGTTGAAACGGCGAAGGCGGGCGGCAAAAAGGGGATGCTTTTGCCCGTGGGGGGGGCCTTCCATTCCCCCCTGATGGAACCGGCAAAAAAGAAACTTGCGGAATTTCTGGATTCGATTACTTTTTCCCCCGCTCAAATCCCGGTGGTGGCCAATGTCACCGCGCGGGAGGAGACCCGGCCGGAGGAGTTTCGCCGGCTGTTGAAGGAGCAAATCACATCCCCCGTGCGCTGGGAGGAAACGCTCATCCGGCTTGCAAGCCTGGGGGTGGAGGAGTTCGTGGAAGCGGGGCCGGGGAAGGTATTGGCCGGATTGGTCAAAAGAACCTTGAAGGGCGCACAGACCCGAAATTTCGAAACACCGGCGGACTTTGCGGCCCGCCCGGCGGCGGTTTGA
- the fabG gene encoding 3-oxoacyl-[acyl-carrier-protein] reductase → MQTETGVLDETIHKDLTGRAALVTGAARGIGRSIARRLAARGASVVISDLLADAAGTTAEEFKSAGFTALALAGDVSSAGSVEETVAKTVEAFGSLDILVNNAGITKDGLLFRMNETDWDKVMAVNLKGVFLVTKAASRVMAQKRWGRIVNISSVVGLMGNAGQANYAASKAGVVGFTKACAKELAGRNITVNAVAPGYIQTEMTEKLPERAKEAFLAAIPLGRAGTAEEVAAAVGFLVSEEAGYITGQVLQIDGGLLM, encoded by the coding sequence ATGCAAACGGAGACCGGCGTTTTGGATGAAACGATTCACAAAGATTTGACCGGCCGTGCGGCGTTGGTCACCGGGGCGGCCCGGGGCATCGGCCGGTCCATTGCCCGCAGATTGGCGGCGCGCGGCGCTTCGGTGGTCATCTCCGATTTACTGGCAGATGCCGCAGGGACCACGGCGGAAGAGTTCAAATCGGCCGGATTTACGGCTCTCGCTTTGGCCGGCGACGTTTCCTCCGCCGGCTCGGTCGAGGAAACGGTAGCCAAAACGGTGGAGGCGTTCGGCTCGCTGGATATTTTGGTCAACAATGCGGGTATCACCAAAGACGGGCTTTTGTTCCGGATGAACGAAACGGACTGGGACAAGGTTATGGCGGTGAATTTAAAAGGGGTTTTTCTGGTCACCAAGGCGGCCTCCCGGGTGATGGCCCAAAAGCGCTGGGGACGGATTGTCAACATCAGCTCGGTGGTCGGCTTGATGGGGAACGCCGGACAGGCCAACTACGCCGCCTCCAAGGCGGGTGTGGTCGGATTCACCAAGGCCTGTGCCAAGGAGCTGGCGGGGCGGAACATAACCGTCAACGCCGTAGCCCCCGGCTACATCCAGACCGAAATGACCGAAAAGCTGCCGGAACGGGCCAAAGAGGCGTTTCTGGCGGCGATTCCCCTGGGGCGGGCCGGCACGGCGGAGGAGGTGGCCGCGGCGGTCGGTTTTTTGGTTTCGGAGGAGGCCGGATACATCACCGGCCAGGTTTTGCAAATAGACGGCGGACTGTTAATGTAA
- the acpP gene encoding acyl carrier protein, whose translation MASQIEQKVREIIVEQLGVDPEQVTQEASFVDDLGADSLDTVELVMALEEEFDLEIPDEDAEKITTVGEAIEYIERNMEKEEAE comes from the coding sequence ATGGCATCGCAAATCGAGCAAAAAGTGCGTGAAATCATCGTCGAGCAGCTGGGGGTCGACCCCGAGCAGGTGACCCAGGAAGCATCCTTCGTGGATGATCTGGGGGCCGACTCGCTGGACACCGTCGAACTGGTGATGGCCTTGGAAGAGGAATTCGATCTGGAAATCCCGGACGAGGACGCCGAGAAAATCACCACCGTCGGGGAGGCGATTGAGTACATCGAGAGGAACATGGAAAAAGAAGAAGCGGAATGA
- the fabF gene encoding beta-ketoacyl-ACP synthase II: MKRVVVTGLGVLTPVGHTIKEFWDNLTAGRSGVGRISRFDVSAYDCQIAGEVKGFDPSKVLDKKEARRADLFEQYALAATSQALAEAGLDSTKINPERVGVVLGSGIGGIDTFERQHQALLSGGPGRVSPFFIPMMIIDMGPGLVSMRYGLKGPNYATVSACASSAHAIGDAFHIIQRGEAEAMVTGGCEATITPTSLAGFCSARALSTRNDEPERASRPFDKDRDGFVMGEGGGILVLEELEHAKKRGAKIYAELLGFGMTGDAYHMTSPAPKGEGAARAMREALRSARLNPEQIDYINAHGTSTDLGDVAETEAVKTVFGEYAYKVPISSTKSMTGHLLGAAGATELIASILTIDSGVMHPTINLDEPDPACDLDYIPKQAREKKVNHVLSNSFGFGGHNVSILAGRFNGR; encoded by the coding sequence ATGAAGCGCGTAGTGGTGACCGGTCTGGGGGTTTTGACTCCCGTCGGTCACACCATAAAAGAGTTCTGGGATAATCTCACCGCCGGTCGCTCCGGCGTGGGGAGAATCAGCCGCTTCGACGTTTCCGCCTACGACTGCCAGATTGCCGGGGAGGTAAAGGGGTTCGATCCCTCCAAGGTGCTGGACAAAAAGGAGGCCCGGCGGGCGGACCTTTTTGAGCAGTATGCCCTGGCGGCCACCAGCCAGGCCTTGGCGGAAGCCGGTCTCGATTCCACAAAAATAAATCCGGAACGGGTTGGAGTCGTGCTGGGTTCCGGCATCGGCGGCATCGACACCTTCGAACGGCAGCATCAGGCCCTGCTTTCCGGCGGGCCGGGCCGGGTTTCCCCCTTCTTTATCCCGATGATGATTATCGATATGGGCCCCGGGTTGGTTTCCATGCGCTACGGGTTGAAGGGCCCCAACTACGCCACGGTATCGGCCTGCGCCTCCTCGGCGCATGCCATCGGCGATGCTTTTCACATCATCCAGCGCGGGGAAGCGGAGGCGATGGTCACCGGCGGTTGCGAAGCGACCATCACCCCCACCTCCCTAGCCGGATTCTGCTCCGCCCGGGCGCTCTCCACCCGGAACGACGAGCCGGAGCGGGCCTCCCGCCCTTTCGACAAGGACCGGGACGGATTCGTGATGGGGGAAGGAGGAGGGATTCTCGTTCTGGAAGAGCTGGAGCATGCCAAAAAAAGGGGCGCCAAGATTTACGCCGAGCTTTTGGGTTTTGGTATGACCGGCGACGCCTACCATATGACCTCCCCGGCCCCCAAAGGGGAAGGAGCGGCCCGTGCGATGCGCGAGGCATTGCGTTCCGCCCGATTAAACCCCGAGCAGATTGATTACATCAACGCCCATGGCACCTCCACCGATTTGGGGGATGTGGCCGAAACGGAGGCGGTCAAGACGGTTTTTGGAGAATACGCCTACAAAGTTCCGATTTCCTCCACCAAATCAATGACCGGCCACCTTCTGGGGGCGGCGGGGGCGACCGAACTGATCGCTTCCATACTCACCATAGATTCCGGCGTTATGCATCCCACTATTAATTTGGACGAGCCGGACCCGGCCTGCGACTTGGACTACATTCCGAAACAGGCCCGCGAAAAAAAGGTGAATCATGTTCTATCCAACTCCTTCGGCTTTGGCGGGCACAACGTTTCCATCTTAGCCGGCCGCTTTAACGGGAGGTAA
- the rnc gene encoding ribonuclease III, translating to MPRRAVSQLRKLLQGLFGAHPYEERELAELLDYRFHDRELLEQALTHRSAARLSGKKTAYFSANERLEFLGDAVLGLITSRFLFEHFPEKDEGELSKLKAALVNKVTLSRVAREIGLGKFLKLSPEEERMGGRHRHSIIADAYEALLGAVYLDGGLEAAAEMIETQVLSRMGELVSDRAHYNYKGELLEYLQGRGMGAPRYVLETEEGPDHSKNFTMAVMILGTKLAVGAGPSKKEAEQKAARLALLALRQKENQLPKPVES from the coding sequence GTGCCCCGCCGGGCGGTCTCCCAGCTTCGCAAACTGCTTCAGGGGCTTTTCGGCGCCCATCCGTATGAGGAGCGGGAGCTCGCGGAGCTCTTGGACTACCGTTTTCACGACCGGGAGCTTTTGGAGCAAGCGTTGACCCACCGCTCGGCGGCCCGGCTTTCCGGAAAAAAGACCGCCTACTTTTCGGCCAACGAGCGGCTGGAGTTTTTGGGGGACGCCGTCTTGGGCCTGATCACCAGCCGGTTTCTTTTTGAGCATTTTCCGGAAAAAGACGAAGGGGAGCTTTCCAAACTGAAGGCCGCCCTGGTCAACAAGGTCACCCTCTCCCGCGTGGCCCGGGAAATCGGGCTGGGAAAATTCTTAAAACTCTCCCCGGAGGAGGAACGGATGGGGGGGCGCCACCGCCATTCCATCATCGCCGACGCCTACGAAGCGCTTCTGGGAGCCGTTTACCTGGACGGCGGGCTGGAGGCCGCCGCGGAGATGATCGAAACGCAGGTGCTTTCGCGGATGGGGGAGTTGGTTTCGGACCGGGCCCACTACAATTACAAAGGGGAATTGCTGGAATATTTGCAGGGTCGCGGCATGGGGGCGCCGCGCTACGTTCTGGAAACGGAGGAGGGGCCGGATCACAGCAAAAACTTCACCATGGCGGTGATGATTTTGGGAACCAAGCTCGCCGTGGGGGCGGGTCCCTCCAAAAAAGAGGCGGAGCAAAAAGCGGCCCGGCTTGCGCTTTTGGCCCTGCGCCAAAAAGAAAACCAGCTTCCAAAACC